The following coding sequences are from one Ancylobacter sp. TS-1 window:
- a CDS encoding zinc-dependent alcohol dehydrogenase family protein, with protein MKAMVLRAYGEALRLEERPLPVPGAGEIRVRVEACAVCRTDLHVVDGELPPGPLPIVPGHEIVGIVDGRGPGVVGPAIGSRVGIPWLGHTCGVCPYCAMHRENLCDAPLFTGYSRDGGFATHVVADAAYCFPLDGFDDPVAAAPMMCAGLIGWRTLKLAGEAERVGIYGFGAAAHLIAQVCRWQGREFYAFTRAGDIAAQRLALSLGARWAGSSEETPPEPLDAALIFAPVGDLVPTALRAVRKGGRVVCGGIHMSDIPQFPYSILWEERQVLSVANLTRADALEFLDLAPRAGITATTTTYPLEQANEALADLRAGRFQGAAVLVP; from the coding sequence ATGAAGGCCATGGTTCTGCGCGCCTATGGTGAGGCGCTGCGGCTGGAAGAGCGGCCGCTCCCCGTGCCGGGCGCCGGCGAGATAAGGGTGCGGGTGGAAGCCTGCGCCGTCTGCCGCACCGATCTGCATGTCGTCGACGGCGAATTGCCGCCCGGCCCGCTGCCGATCGTCCCCGGCCACGAGATCGTCGGCATCGTCGACGGGCGCGGGCCGGGCGTCGTCGGGCCCGCCATCGGGTCGCGGGTCGGCATTCCCTGGCTCGGCCATACCTGCGGCGTCTGCCCCTATTGCGCGATGCACCGCGAGAATCTGTGCGACGCGCCGCTGTTCACCGGCTATTCGCGCGATGGCGGCTTCGCCACCCATGTCGTGGCCGATGCCGCCTATTGCTTCCCGCTCGACGGCTTTGACGACCCCGTCGCCGCCGCGCCGATGATGTGCGCGGGGCTGATCGGCTGGCGCACGCTGAAGCTGGCGGGCGAGGCCGAGCGGGTGGGCATTTACGGCTTCGGCGCCGCCGCCCATCTCATCGCGCAGGTCTGCCGCTGGCAGGGACGCGAATTCTACGCCTTCACCCGCGCGGGTGACATCGCCGCCCAGCGCCTCGCCCTCTCGCTCGGCGCGCGCTGGGCGGGAAGCTCGGAGGAGACGCCGCCCGAGCCGCTCGACGCCGCGCTCATCTTCGCCCCCGTCGGCGATCTGGTGCCGACGGCGCTCAGGGCGGTGCGCAAGGGCGGGCGCGTGGTATGCGGCGGCATCCACATGAGCGACATCCCGCAATTCCCCTATTCGATCCTGTGGGAGGAGCGGCAGGTCCTGTCCGTCGCCAACCTCACCCGCGCGGATGCCCTCGAATTCCTCGATCTCGCGCCGCGCGCCGGCATCACCGCCACCACCACGACCTACCCTCTGGAACAGGCCAACGAGGCGCTCGCCGACCTGCGCGCCGGCCGGTTCCAGGGCGCCGCCGTGCTGGTGCCGTGA
- a CDS encoding phosphoketolase, producing the protein MTMQQATEKLAPDLVARMNAWWRAANFLSVGQIYLLDNPLLREKLTLDHVKPRLLGHWGTTPGLNFIYVHLNRVIRESGASVLFIAGPGHGAPGVVASTYLEGTYSELYPDISRDEEGLRKLFRQFSFPGGIPSHAAPETPGSIHEGGELGYSLSHAYGAVLDNPDLVVACVVGDGEAETGPLATSWHGNKFLNPAADGAVLPILHLNGYKIANPTVLARIPHAELKALFEGYGYDPIFVEGEDPEPMHQAMAAALDEAFGKIRAIQQAARMRGDTDRPRWPMIVLRSPKGWTGPKTVDGKKAEGFWRSHQVPFSDMSKPEHLVLLEDWLRSYRPEELFDDAGRLRPEIASLAPDGARRMSASPHANGGVLRRPLRLPDFADYAVKVPQPGGVELESTFVMGTFLRDVMTANDDSRNFRVFGPDETASNRLQALFEVTDRAWDAETLSYDDHLARDGRVMEMLSEHMCQGWLEGYLLTGRHGLFSCYEAFIHIVDSMFNQHAKWLKSAGEVEWRRPISSLNYLLTSHVWRQDHNGFSHQDPGFIDHVVNKKADVVRVYLPPDANTLLCVTDHCLRSWNRVNVIVAGKQPAPQWLDIDAAIKHCAHGIGIWEWASSDHDGEPDVVLACAGDVPTLETLAAADLLRGYFPDLRVRVVNVVDLMTLQPQSEHPHGLSDNDFDALFTKDKPVIFAYHGYPWLIHRLAYRRTNHDNMHVRGYVEEGSTTTPFDMVVRNRLDRFHLVADVLDRVPKLAGKVHARQAIRDKLTEHALYIRAHGVDMPEVSEWKWSGGK; encoded by the coding sequence ATGACGATGCAGCAGGCGACGGAAAAGCTGGCCCCCGATCTGGTCGCGCGCATGAACGCATGGTGGCGCGCGGCGAACTTCCTCTCGGTCGGCCAGATCTACCTGCTCGACAACCCGCTGCTGCGCGAGAAGCTGACCCTCGACCACGTCAAGCCGCGCCTGCTCGGCCACTGGGGCACGACGCCGGGGCTCAACTTCATCTATGTCCACCTCAACCGCGTCATCCGCGAGTCCGGCGCCAGCGTGCTGTTCATCGCCGGCCCCGGCCATGGCGCGCCGGGCGTGGTGGCCTCGACCTATCTGGAGGGCACCTATAGCGAGCTCTACCCGGACATTTCCCGGGACGAGGAGGGCCTGCGCAAGCTGTTCCGCCAGTTCTCCTTCCCGGGCGGCATACCGAGCCACGCGGCGCCCGAGACGCCGGGCTCGATCCATGAGGGCGGCGAACTCGGCTATTCGCTCAGCCACGCCTATGGCGCGGTGCTCGACAATCCGGATCTGGTCGTCGCCTGCGTCGTCGGCGACGGCGAGGCGGAGACCGGCCCGCTGGCCACCTCCTGGCACGGCAACAAGTTCCTCAACCCCGCCGCCGACGGCGCGGTGCTGCCGATCCTCCACCTCAACGGCTACAAGATCGCCAACCCGACCGTGCTGGCGCGCATCCCGCATGCCGAGCTGAAGGCGCTGTTCGAGGGCTATGGCTACGACCCGATCTTCGTCGAGGGCGAGGATCCCGAACCCATGCATCAGGCGATGGCGGCCGCGCTCGACGAGGCCTTCGGCAAGATCCGGGCGATCCAGCAGGCGGCGCGCATGCGCGGCGACACCGACCGTCCGCGCTGGCCGATGATCGTGCTGCGCAGCCCCAAGGGCTGGACCGGCCCGAAGACCGTCGACGGCAAGAAGGCGGAAGGGTTCTGGCGCTCGCATCAGGTGCCGTTCTCCGACATGTCGAAGCCCGAGCACCTCGTGCTGCTGGAAGACTGGCTGAGGAGCTACCGCCCCGAGGAGCTGTTCGACGACGCCGGCCGCCTGCGGCCCGAGATCGCCTCCCTCGCCCCCGACGGCGCCCGGCGCATGAGCGCCAGCCCACACGCCAATGGCGGCGTGCTGCGCCGCCCGCTGCGACTGCCGGACTTCGCCGACTATGCGGTGAAGGTGCCGCAGCCGGGCGGGGTGGAGCTCGAATCCACCTTCGTGATGGGCACCTTCCTGCGCGACGTGATGACGGCCAATGACGACAGCCGCAATTTCCGCGTCTTCGGCCCGGACGAGACCGCCTCGAACCGCCTGCAGGCGCTGTTCGAGGTGACGGACCGCGCCTGGGACGCTGAAACCCTGTCCTATGACGACCACCTCGCCCGCGACGGGCGGGTGATGGAGATGCTGTCCGAGCACATGTGCCAGGGCTGGCTGGAGGGCTACCTCCTCACCGGCCGGCACGGGCTGTTCTCCTGCTACGAGGCGTTCATCCACATCGTCGATTCGATGTTCAACCAGCACGCCAAATGGCTGAAGTCGGCGGGCGAGGTGGAGTGGCGCCGGCCCATCTCCTCGCTCAACTACCTGCTGACCTCCCATGTCTGGCGGCAGGACCATAACGGCTTCAGCCATCAGGACCCCGGCTTCATCGACCATGTGGTGAACAAGAAGGCCGACGTCGTGCGCGTCTACCTGCCGCCCGACGCCAACACACTGCTGTGCGTCACCGACCATTGCCTGCGCTCGTGGAACCGGGTCAACGTCATCGTTGCCGGCAAGCAGCCCGCCCCGCAATGGCTCGACATCGACGCCGCCATCAAGCACTGCGCGCACGGCATCGGCATCTGGGAATGGGCGAGCAGCGACCATGACGGCGAGCCCGACGTGGTGCTGGCCTGCGCCGGCGACGTGCCGACGCTGGAGACGCTGGCCGCCGCCGACCTGCTGCGCGGCTATTTCCCCGACCTCAGGGTGCGGGTCGTCAACGTCGTCGACCTGATGACGCTGCAGCCGCAGTCCGAGCACCCGCACGGGCTCTCGGACAATGATTTCGACGCGCTGTTCACCAAGGACAAGCCGGTGATCTTCGCCTATCACGGCTATCCCTGGCTGATCCACCGCCTCGCCTACCGGCGCACCAACCACGACAACATGCATGTGCGCGGCTATGTCGAGGAAGGCTCGACCACCACGCCCTTCGACATGGTGGTGCGCAACCGGCTCGACCGCTTCCACCTCGTCGCCGACGTGCTGGACCGCGTGCCCAAGCTCGCCGGCAAGGTGCATGCGCGGCAGGCGATCCGCGACAAGCTCACCGAGCACGCTCTCTACATCCGCGCCCATGGCGTGGACATGCCGGAGGTAAGCGAGTGGAAATGGTCGGGCGGAAAGTAA
- a CDS encoding PepSY domain-containing protein, with product MKTFVAGLVAFSVLVPAAAFAGPVCTTEAKDKWLTEDAMKAKVAEMGYQKIKAFKVSGSCYEIYGYTKDDRKAEVYFNPVTGAVVKSEID from the coding sequence ATGAAGACGTTCGTTGCCGGCCTCGTGGCCTTCTCTGTTCTCGTTCCCGCCGCCGCCTTCGCCGGCCCGGTCTGCACCACCGAAGCCAAGGACAAGTGGCTCACCGAGGACGCCATGAAGGCCAAGGTGGCCGAGATGGGCTACCAGAAGATCAAGGCCTTCAAGGTCTCGGGCTCCTGCTACGAGATCTACGGCTACACCAAGGACGACCGGAAGGCCGAGGTCTATTTCAACCCGGTGACCGGCGCCGTCGTGAAGTCCGAGATCGACTGA
- a CDS encoding cytochrome b/b6 domain-containing protein encodes MAHRAAQAGESSSPAEGVRVRVWDPVVRLFHWTVVAGCVLNLFILEDGDLAHEVVGYTIAAALLIRVVWGFIGSPYARFSQFVPTPARLAGYVGALARGNEPRLLGHNPAGAVMMIALMVLLAGVCLTGWMSTLDAFWGEEWLEELHEGIANAILVLALLHAAAALFESWRHRENLVWAMVTGRKRP; translated from the coding sequence ATGGCGCACCGCGCTGCACAGGCCGGAGAGAGTTCCTCTCCGGCCGAGGGCGTCCGCGTCCGGGTGTGGGACCCGGTCGTGCGCCTGTTCCACTGGACCGTGGTCGCCGGATGCGTCCTCAACCTGTTCATTCTCGAGGACGGCGATCTTGCGCATGAGGTGGTCGGCTACACGATCGCCGCCGCACTCCTCATCCGTGTGGTGTGGGGCTTCATCGGCTCGCCCTATGCGCGCTTCTCGCAGTTCGTGCCGACGCCCGCGCGCCTCGCTGGCTATGTCGGCGCGCTGGCGAGGGGGAACGAGCCGCGCCTGCTCGGCCACAATCCGGCCGGCGCGGTGATGATGATCGCCCTCATGGTGCTGCTCGCCGGCGTCTGCCTCACCGGCTGGATGTCGACCCTCGATGCCTTCTGGGGCGAGGAATGGCTGGAGGAACTTCACGAAGGCATCGCCAATGCCATACTGGTGCTCGCCCTCCTGCATGCGGCCGCCGCGCTCTTCGAAAGCTGGCGCCACCGCGAGAACCTAGTCTGGGCGATGGTGACGGGCCGCAAGCGGCCCTGA
- a CDS encoding response regulator transcription factor encodes MRLLLVEDSARLRELIGETIRSAGWRLDAVATLAEAEDAFAGTRYDLVLLDLGLPDGDGLDLLRALRRNRNGTPVLVLTARGAVDERIAGLDAGADDYLAKPFNNGELLARARALLRRAPVSADPVLEAGALSFDPATQEARCGKDVIALAPRERAALEILLRNAGRVTPKRGLEEKLSEFDEELSPNAIEVVLSRLRRRLAPFETRTAIETVRGVGYLLRETGAETPR; translated from the coding sequence GTGAGACTGCTTCTGGTGGAAGACAGCGCGCGGCTGCGCGAGCTGATCGGCGAGACCATAAGGTCCGCCGGCTGGCGGCTCGACGCCGTGGCCACGCTCGCCGAGGCGGAGGACGCGTTCGCCGGCACGCGCTACGATCTCGTCCTCCTCGACCTCGGCCTGCCCGATGGCGACGGGCTCGACCTGCTGCGCGCGCTTCGCCGCAACCGGAACGGCACGCCGGTGCTGGTGCTCACCGCGCGCGGGGCGGTCGACGAACGCATCGCCGGGCTCGACGCCGGCGCCGACGACTATCTCGCCAAGCCCTTCAACAATGGCGAACTGCTCGCCCGCGCGCGGGCGCTGCTGCGGCGCGCGCCGGTGAGCGCCGATCCGGTGCTGGAGGCCGGCGCGCTGAGCTTCGACCCGGCGACGCAGGAGGCGCGCTGCGGCAAGGACGTGATCGCGCTGGCCCCGCGCGAGCGGGCGGCGCTGGAAATCCTGCTGCGCAATGCCGGGCGCGTCACGCCCAAGCGCGGGCTGGAGGAGAAGCTCTCCGAATTCGACGAGGAGCTGAGCCCCAACGCCATCGAGGTGGTGCTCTCCCGCCTGCGCCGCCGGCTGGCACCCTTCGAGACCCGCACCGCCATCGAGACGGTGCGCGGGGTCGGCTATCTGCTGCGCGAGACCGGCGCCGAGACCCCCCGATGA
- a CDS encoding HAMP domain-containing sensor histidine kinase, with translation MTARATRPLARIVGFRIMIFAALAMLGQLIAVLVEYSHDPEYLAQLVLEQETEALATGLTLTGDHLSYQLPPAMAARYGTAETGYMARVRTANGAVLFSQCDRDCTEHFLPLDLDPPSFWLRILSPGYPLAFAGGRAIDRGQWTVFFEIVIARDTQHAVWRVLTHEVLDHMLWPMSLTLIFVLGATLVSIRSALRPVTAAARDAERLDPLSPDARLEEAGMPSEIAQLAGAVNRSYARTRELMNAQKLFTSAIAHEIRTPLAVIRMELERLDHPAARRTIGEIDELTHFVEQLIALARLEASDRSGFAPVALDELGRDIVATMAPFVYAHDARIAFEGAGNPTVSGNAALLKDAVRNLIENAVRHGGPGVSIVVSTEESPGDAGPSLIVSDDGIGFDPARSGGAPGHYKRAGGLGIGLEIIRRIAALHGARFEIARAAPKGTRARLVFTGGAVTPAR, from the coding sequence ATGACGGCGCGCGCGACGCGCCCGCTGGCGCGCATCGTCGGCTTCCGCATCATGATCTTCGCGGCGCTGGCCATGCTCGGCCAGCTCATCGCCGTGCTGGTGGAATACAGCCATGACCCGGAATATCTCGCCCAGCTCGTGCTCGAGCAGGAGACCGAGGCGCTCGCCACCGGGCTGACGCTGACCGGCGATCATCTGAGCTACCAGCTTCCGCCGGCGATGGCCGCGCGCTACGGCACGGCGGAGACCGGCTACATGGCGCGGGTGCGCACGGCCAACGGCGCCGTGCTGTTCTCGCAATGCGACCGCGACTGCACCGAACACTTCCTGCCGCTCGACCTCGACCCGCCCTCCTTCTGGCTGCGCATCCTCTCCCCAGGCTACCCGCTGGCTTTTGCCGGCGGGCGCGCGATCGACCGGGGGCAATGGACGGTGTTCTTCGAGATCGTCATCGCCCGCGACACCCAGCACGCAGTGTGGCGCGTGCTGACGCATGAGGTTCTCGACCACATGCTGTGGCCGATGAGCCTGACGCTGATCTTCGTGCTCGGCGCCACCCTCGTCTCGATCCGCTCGGCGCTGCGGCCGGTGACGGCGGCGGCACGGGACGCCGAGCGACTCGACCCGCTCAGTCCCGACGCGCGGCTGGAGGAGGCCGGCATGCCGAGCGAGATCGCCCAGCTCGCCGGCGCGGTGAACCGCTCCTATGCCCGCACCCGCGAACTGATGAACGCGCAGAAGCTGTTCACCTCGGCCATCGCGCACGAAATCCGCACGCCGCTGGCGGTGATCCGCATGGAACTGGAGCGCCTCGACCATCCGGCGGCGCGGCGCACCATCGGCGAGATCGACGAACTCACCCACTTCGTCGAGCAGCTCATCGCGCTGGCGCGGCTGGAGGCGTCCGACCGCAGCGGCTTCGCCCCCGTCGCGCTCGACGAGCTGGGGCGCGACATCGTCGCCACCATGGCTCCCTTCGTCTACGCCCACGACGCCCGCATCGCCTTCGAGGGCGCGGGCAACCCGACCGTTTCCGGCAATGCCGCGCTCCTCAAGGACGCGGTGCGCAACCTGATCGAAAACGCGGTGCGCCATGGCGGGCCGGGCGTCTCCATCGTCGTCTCGACCGAGGAAAGCCCGGGGGACGCAGGCCCTTCCCTCATCGTGAGCGACGACGGGATCGGCTTCGATCCGGCCCGCAGTGGCGGGGCGCCGGGGCACTACAAGCGCGCCGGCGGCCTCGGCATCGGGCTCGAGATCATCCGCCGCATCGCCGCCCTGCATGGCGCGCGCTTCGAGATCGCCCGCGCCGCGCCGAAGGGCACGCGGGCGCGGCTCGTCTTCACGGGCGGCGCCGTCACACCCGCTCGATGA
- a CDS encoding DUF72 domain-containing protein, protein MTKHAPIRIGVGGWTFEPWRGVFYPDGLAQKRELEYAGSKLTAIEINGTYYGSQKPESFARWHAETPEGFVFTLKGPRFTTNRRVLAEAGESIERFFNSGVTELKEKLGPVNWQFMATKKFDPDDFEGFLKLLPKRVDGRDIRHAVEVRHDSFRTKEFVELARAYGVAIVFAGDSEFPSIADVSAPFVYARIMGTQEDEAFGYSSKALDGWSDAAKAWAQGKTPPALEKLLVAPPAEAVPREVFLFVISGHKVRNPAAAMALIERV, encoded by the coding sequence ATGACGAAACACGCACCCATCCGCATCGGTGTCGGCGGCTGGACCTTCGAGCCCTGGCGCGGTGTCTTCTATCCCGACGGCCTCGCCCAGAAGCGCGAGCTGGAATATGCCGGCTCGAAGCTCACCGCTATCGAGATCAACGGCACCTATTACGGCTCGCAGAAGCCCGAGAGCTTCGCCAGATGGCACGCCGAGACGCCCGAGGGCTTCGTCTTCACGCTGAAGGGCCCGCGTTTCACCACCAATCGCCGCGTGCTCGCCGAGGCGGGTGAATCCATCGAGCGTTTCTTCAATTCGGGCGTCACCGAGCTGAAGGAGAAGCTCGGCCCGGTGAACTGGCAGTTCATGGCCACCAAGAAGTTCGACCCGGACGATTTCGAGGGCTTCCTCAAGCTTCTGCCCAAGCGCGTCGACGGGCGCGACATTCGCCACGCGGTGGAGGTGCGCCACGACAGCTTCCGCACCAAGGAGTTCGTCGAACTGGCGCGCGCCTATGGCGTCGCCATCGTCTTCGCCGGCGACAGCGAATTCCCCTCCATCGCCGATGTGAGCGCGCCCTTCGTCTATGCCCGCATCATGGGAACGCAGGAGGACGAGGCGTTCGGCTACTCCAGCAAGGCGCTGGACGGCTGGTCCGATGCGGCAAAGGCGTGGGCGCAGGGGAAAACCCCGCCGGCGCTGGAGAAGCTGCTCGTCGCCCCGCCGGCGGAAGCCGTGCCGCGCGAGGTGTTCCTCTTCGTCATCAGCGGCCACAAGGTCCGCAACCCCGCCGCCGCCATGGCGCTCATCGAGCGGGTGTGA
- a CDS encoding caspase family protein — MSERTDRRGKRALRLSAALAAAFLALMPPTAAWSIETGDWPVIRARLKALGYAPEGERIGQTRRALHSFLAAEGLPELLSDSRDPTVLLSLMAAAADTSRARPELYVPYGFGEEPGLVRISRDGRFAAVASNRISNDTSVTMFDLQTGIEVAVLANVGTPFDLVPGRTEIAHAVFPSIHVVNVASGHNRVSVDMLSRTGSGYVSSLAPFPDGQTVAAVVDDKRSGEYLVGVVGLAEPAKWRLLHRVKYERALGHSRVAVSPSGRIIAFSGADQLMLFDVRTGKTIVKTALDAGDASPSDELQFTPDERTLAFAVGEGPRVVGGVDIRAAQVIWRKNVSAGQLIEDAAGRPLILTPEAIDPATGQPPVAGGPMAGLIDADIVAHGPGVALLSRHDGLSVVEPFTGRSQALANHSNRITAAFHDAAGKRLLVADGGDMRAVDLATGAITHVGGFASLGGAALAANSARFLDAGRLLVTGPKRVGLVDLASWRLLWDVEFNTAPDDMLLRLTELRVVGDELRVLHWPMFGPWRLAFATFDLSSGRRTASWNRVYDFAGPVAFPLQTAAFASDERILAVDADKRAHLVAVSDGSVVAAFRPQVRPEDVNPGDVKNTAQYREWFDASGYMLVPQPMASSGDVRLVAGDQRGYGRSLALTVDSRSGAVRARRSRLEALADEPVATSDGIVHLAGARSGFAFDSRQRVIVRVLPPLTSTALLVAEDETLDRVAVVSSGGGVQLSVRSSGQVLGTVFLARDNLALSMTAEGFFTGSEALWRSVGLRNRDQLRVLSPTRLIDLLRPDLVREKFLGDPRGAVARANAAFDFALLMRMDAAPLVAIAQATRSSPRSLKVAATITDGGLGIGRVEWRVDGVLVGRDEIREPVAEIRVEREVPVGRQSRNVTVAAYDRSTTLASVEASVPVPRSVDRSDARPRLFAIAVGVNDYADARLRLRFAAIDAQAVSSGLLRGGSGLYSDVVVRLVLDKDATARRIGEAFADVAGVIAPEDTFILFVAGHGITREGRYYFIPADFRFGSENSLDEQGIGRGHWEQWLSTIPATHSLMLFDTCESGTMTRDASAVLEQAGAARQLALAAGRAVLTASTDDAPAGEGLEGHGIFTHTLLQAFDKADGDRDQVVKLSELAGYVDRNLPAASERAFGFRQVPQISLAGQNFAVINQIAGAGFGPALTRDARPTHVVIAEAEATAAPGAGARGARLKPGTTVRLISVINGWALVARGGADVGYVAEATLRPFK; from the coding sequence ATGTCGGAGCGAACTGACCGCCGGGGTAAGCGAGCCCTGCGTCTTTCCGCGGCACTGGCCGCCGCGTTCCTCGCCCTCATGCCGCCGACGGCGGCGTGGTCGATCGAGACCGGCGATTGGCCGGTCATCCGTGCGCGGCTGAAGGCTCTCGGATATGCGCCGGAGGGCGAGCGGATCGGTCAGACCCGCCGGGCCCTCCACAGTTTTCTGGCCGCCGAGGGACTACCCGAGCTTCTCAGCGACTCGCGCGATCCCACTGTGCTCCTCTCGCTTATGGCTGCTGCGGCGGACACGTCCCGCGCCCGGCCGGAGCTTTACGTTCCCTATGGCTTCGGCGAAGAGCCGGGATTGGTGCGAATTTCGCGCGATGGCCGGTTTGCAGCGGTCGCCAGCAATCGGATCAGCAACGACACCTCGGTAACGATGTTCGATCTTCAGACAGGCATCGAGGTCGCCGTTCTCGCAAATGTCGGCACGCCTTTCGATCTGGTGCCCGGCCGCACGGAGATCGCCCACGCGGTCTTTCCCTCCATTCACGTCGTAAATGTCGCCAGCGGCCACAATCGGGTGAGCGTGGACATGTTGAGCCGGACCGGCTCCGGCTATGTCAGCAGCCTTGCGCCATTTCCGGACGGCCAGACCGTCGCCGCCGTCGTCGACGACAAGCGCAGTGGCGAGTATCTGGTCGGTGTGGTCGGACTTGCCGAACCGGCAAAGTGGCGCCTGCTGCATCGGGTCAAGTATGAGAGGGCGCTGGGGCATTCACGGGTCGCCGTCTCGCCGTCCGGCCGCATCATCGCCTTTTCCGGCGCCGACCAGCTCATGCTTTTCGACGTGAGGACCGGCAAGACAATCGTCAAGACCGCGCTCGATGCCGGAGACGCCAGCCCCTCCGATGAACTGCAGTTCACGCCAGACGAGCGCACGCTCGCCTTTGCGGTCGGCGAGGGGCCGCGCGTGGTCGGGGGTGTCGATATCCGCGCGGCGCAGGTCATCTGGCGAAAAAACGTCTCTGCGGGGCAGCTCATCGAGGACGCGGCCGGCCGGCCGCTGATCCTGACGCCGGAGGCCATCGACCCGGCGACCGGGCAGCCGCCCGTTGCCGGCGGTCCCATGGCCGGCCTGATCGATGCCGACATAGTGGCGCACGGTCCGGGTGTGGCGCTGCTCTCGCGCCACGATGGCCTCTCTGTCGTCGAGCCGTTTACCGGCCGCTCGCAGGCACTCGCCAATCACTCGAACCGTATCACTGCCGCCTTCCACGACGCCGCAGGGAAGCGCCTCCTCGTCGCCGATGGAGGCGACATGCGCGCGGTCGACCTCGCTACCGGCGCGATCACCCATGTCGGCGGCTTCGCGAGCCTTGGCGGTGCCGCCCTCGCCGCAAACTCGGCGCGTTTCCTCGACGCCGGGCGTCTCCTCGTCACCGGCCCTAAGCGGGTGGGACTGGTCGACCTCGCCTCCTGGCGGTTGCTGTGGGACGTGGAGTTCAACACGGCGCCGGACGACATGTTGCTGCGGCTGACAGAGCTGCGCGTCGTCGGCGACGAGTTGCGCGTGCTTCACTGGCCGATGTTTGGTCCCTGGCGCCTCGCGTTTGCGACCTTCGATCTTTCCAGCGGCCGGCGGACCGCCTCCTGGAACCGGGTCTATGATTTCGCCGGGCCGGTCGCCTTTCCGCTGCAGACGGCCGCCTTTGCGTCCGACGAGAGGATACTGGCCGTGGACGCCGACAAGAGGGCGCATCTGGTTGCCGTCTCCGACGGCAGCGTGGTTGCCGCTTTCCGTCCGCAGGTCCGGCCGGAGGACGTCAACCCAGGCGACGTCAAGAACACCGCGCAGTACCGGGAGTGGTTCGACGCCTCCGGCTACATGCTGGTTCCGCAGCCCATGGCATCCTCCGGCGACGTCCGACTCGTTGCGGGCGACCAGCGGGGCTATGGGCGCTCGCTCGCGCTCACCGTCGATTCTCGCAGTGGCGCAGTCAGGGCGCGCCGCTCCCGCCTGGAGGCTCTGGCGGATGAGCCGGTCGCGACCTCCGATGGCATCGTCCATCTCGCGGGCGCGCGCAGCGGTTTTGCCTTCGACAGCCGGCAGCGCGTCATCGTCCGAGTTCTCCCGCCCCTTACCTCGACGGCCCTGCTCGTGGCCGAGGACGAGACCCTCGATCGCGTGGCGGTGGTGTCGAGCGGCGGCGGCGTGCAACTGTCCGTGCGGTCGAGCGGTCAGGTTCTGGGGACCGTGTTCCTCGCCCGCGACAATCTCGCGCTCTCGATGACAGCAGAAGGGTTTTTCACCGGCTCCGAGGCGCTCTGGCGATCGGTCGGGCTGCGCAACCGCGATCAGCTGAGGGTGCTGAGCCCGACGCGGCTGATCGACCTGCTGCGTCCCGACCTGGTGCGCGAGAAATTCCTGGGCGACCCGAGGGGCGCCGTAGCCAGGGCGAACGCGGCATTCGACTTCGCACTGCTGATGCGCATGGATGCCGCCCCGCTCGTCGCCATCGCTCAAGCGACGCGGTCCAGCCCGCGCAGCTTGAAAGTGGCGGCGACGATTACCGATGGCGGCCTGGGTATTGGACGGGTCGAATGGCGCGTCGACGGGGTGCTCGTGGGGCGCGACGAGATCCGCGAGCCAGTGGCTGAAATCCGCGTTGAACGCGAGGTTCCCGTCGGGCGGCAGAGCCGGAACGTCACCGTCGCCGCCTATGACCGTTCAACGACGCTGGCCTCAGTCGAGGCGAGCGTTCCGGTACCCAGGAGCGTCGATCGCTCTGATGCCCGCCCGCGCCTTTTTGCAATCGCCGTAGGTGTCAACGATTACGCCGACGCTCGCCTGCGGCTGAGATTCGCTGCCATCGATGCGCAGGCCGTGTCCTCCGGCCTGTTGCGCGGCGGCAGCGGGCTCTATTCGGACGTGGTGGTCAGGCTGGTGCTCGACAAGGATGCCACCGCGCGGCGTATAGGCGAGGCCTTCGCGGATGTCGCGGGAGTGATCGCGCCGGAAGATACCTTCATCCTCTTCGTCGCCGGGCACGGCATTACCCGGGAGGGGCGCTACTACTTCATCCCCGCCGATTTCCGCTTCGGCAGCGAGAATAGCCTCGATGAGCAGGGGATCGGGCGCGGTCACTGGGAGCAGTGGCTTTCCACCATTCCCGCCACCCATTCGCTGATGCTGTTCGACACCTGCGAAAGCGGAACCATGACCAGGGACGCTTCGGCCGTGCTGGAGCAGGCCGGTGCCGCGCGGCAGCTTGCGCTGGCGGCGGGTCGCGCGGTGCTCACCGCCTCGACCGACGACGCTCCGGCCGGCGAGGGACTGGAAGGGCACGGCATCTTCACCCATACGCTTCTGCAGGCATTCGACAAAGCGGACGGTGACCGTGACCAGGTGGTCAAGCTGAGCGAGTTGGCCGGCTATGTCGACCGCAATCTGCCTGCCGCCAGCGAGCGGGCCTTCGGGTTCAGGCAGGTGCCGCAGATATCGCTCGCGGGGCAGAATTTCGCCGTGATCAACCAGATTGCCGGGGCAGGGTTCGGTCCGGCGCTCACGCGCGACGCCCGCCCGACGCATGTCGTCATCGCCGAGGCCGAGGCGACGGCGGCCCCGGGCGCCGGCGCACGGGGCGCCCGCCTGAAACCCGGCACGACGGTCCGGTTGATTTCCGTGATCAACGGATGGGCGCTCGTCGCGCGCGGGGGAGCCGATGTCGGCTACGTCGCCGAAGCCACTCTGCGTCCCTTCAAGTGA